From the genome of Thermaerobacter marianensis DSM 12885:
GTGAATGGGGCGACGAGGACGGCCGGGATGCCGAGGATGACGAAGGGTACGCAGGCGCCGAAGGCGACGACGAAGGGGAGCCGGCGGACGACGGGTTCGAGGGCGGCGGCCGCCCCGGCCCGGCCGGTCGCGGAGCGAGGTGAGCCGCCGTGCCGCGACACGTTCCCCAGCGCACCTGCATCGGTTGCCGGACGACCCGGCCCAAGCGGGAGCTCTTGCGGGTCGTCCGGACGCCCGAAGGCGAGGTGCTGTTCGATCCCACGGGCCGCAAGGCGGGGCGCGGCGCGTACCTGTGCCCCGACCCCCAGTGCCTGGACCGGGCCCTGCGGGCGCGGGAGCTGGGACGGGCGCTGAAGACGGAGCTGGACGGCGAGACGGTGGAGGCACTGCGGCGCCAGCTGGCGGCGCTGGTGATGGGGGCGGATGCCGGTGGCGGCGAAAGGTGACCCCAGGGGGCTGCTGGGTCTGGCCCGCAAGGCCGGACGGCTGGCCGCCGGCGATCACGCGGCGCGGCACGCCCTGCAGGACGGCCGGGCGGCCCTGGTGGTGGTGGCGGAAGACGCCGGTGCCGCCTGCCGGCGGCGGTTCGCCCACCTGACGGCCCGGGAGGCGGTGCCGATGGTGGTCTGGGGCCGCAAGGCCGAGCTGGGCGTGCTGACGGGGCGTCCCCAGTGCGCGGTGCTGGCGGTGACGGACAAGGGACTGGCGGCTGCCCTGCGGGAGCGACTTTCCGCCGGGGCCGGAGGAACGGGCGCAGAATCGGGGGGTGAGCCGTTTGTCACGCAGCATTCGCATCTATGAGCTGGCTCGCAAGCTGGGTGTGCAGAGCAAGGAGATCCTGCGCATCCTGCACGACGAGCTGAACATCGACATCCAGAACCACATGAGCACCATCAACGATCAGGTGGCCCGCCGGATCACCCAGATTCTGCGCGGCGACGCCGGTCCAGCGGGGCAGGGTGCCGGCCAGGGGAGTCGCGGCGGGACGCAGGCCCGGCCGGCCGCGGGCGGCACGCCGGGAAGGAACGGTGGCGGGGCGGGCGGCGGTGCCGGCACCGCCACGGCGCGCCCCGGGGCGCCGGCTTCCGGCGGCGGGCGGACCCCGGCCGGCCCGGCGGGAGGCGGCGCCGCCGACGGCGCCGGGCGCGGCCCGGCCGCGCCGCCGCCCGGCGCTTCCGGCGGGATGCCCGGGGCGAGTCCGGCGGGAACCGGGGGGGCGGCCGGTGCGCGGCCCGGCGGCAGCGGGCCGTCTGCTTCCGGGCGGCCTGGCCAGGGGCCCGGGGCGACGGCCGCCGCCGGGCGGCCGGGGGAGGTGCATCCGGCCGCCCGCCCGCGACCGGCTGATGGGCGGCCCGCCACCGCGGCCGGGGGTCCGCCGGCTAGGCCGGCGGGAGCCGGCAACGGGGCGGCCCCGCGACCCGCGGGTGCCGGCGGCCCGGCGGCCGGACGGCCTGAGGCGGCCCGCGGGCAGGGGGCGCCGGCCGGTGGTCCGGGCACGGCGGCCCGGGCCGGGGCCGCTGCGGGCCCGGCGCCGGCCGCTCCGGCCAACGGCGCCGGGGCGCGGCCGGCCGGAACCGCCCAGGGGCCGGCCGGCGGGCGTCCGGCGGGTGCCGGCGGTCCGGGGGCGGCCCAGGGGCAGGGGCCGCGGGCTGGGGTGGTCCGGCCGAGCGGCGGGCCCGGTGCCGCACCGGCAGGACCGAGCGCGGCGGACCGCGGTGCGGGGGCAGGCGCCGGGGGGCGGCGCCGCGGCAGCCGCTGCCGGCACTGCGGATGGCGCCGCCGGCGCGCGGCCCGGTCAGGGGCCGGCGGATGGCGGGCCTCGCAGCCCTCAGGCGGGAACCGGCGGGCGGCCCGCCCAGGGGCCTGCTGCCCCGCGGGGCGGCCAGGGCCCGGCACCGGCGGGTCGCGGTGGCGCGGCGGCGCCGGCGGGCCCGGGTTCCCCGGCGGCGGGCAGCGGGTCCGGGCGGGACGACCGGCGTGATGAGCGCCGGGGCGACCGGGCCGCGGGCCGGCCCGGTCGCCCCGGCGAGGGCCGCCCGGGGGAGGCCCGGGCCGGCGAAGGCCGGCCCGGCGGGCCTGCCGGCCGTCCGGCCGGCGCCCGGCCGGACGGCCGGGGTGGCGCGGGCGCGGGCCGGCCGGGCGGGGCCGGGGCGCCCCGCCCGGCCGGCGGCGCGGGGGCCCGCCCCGGCGCGCCCCGCGCCGGGGCGGGCCCGAGGCCGGGTGGCGGCCGCCCGGGGGGCGGGCCGCGGCCCGGCGGCGGGCGGCCTGGCGGCGGCTTTGCCCCGCCGCGGGCAGCAGGCCGTCCCGGCGGGGCGGGGCGGCCCGGTGCCGGCCGGCCCGGTGCCGGATCCGGCCGCCGCGGCGGCAAGCGCAAGGAATACGAACGCGACGAGCGCGAGTTCCTCGACGAAGACGAGGGCAAGATCTTCGGTGGCCGGAAGGAGGAGCGGCGCCGGCGCCGGGCCCAGGAGGACGCCACCCGGGAGATCCGCCACGGCTCGCGGGTGGGCGGTGAGGTCACCCTCACCGGCGCCGTCACCGTGGGCGCCTTCGCCGAGCTGCTGGGTCTGACCCCCGCCCAGGTCATCCAGACCCTGATCGGCATGGGGGTCATGGCCGCCATCAACCAGGAGATCGACGCGTCGGTGGCCGCCCAGGTGGCGGAGAAGTTCGGCTTCACCGTCAAGATCCAGGAGCCCGAGCCCGAGCTGGCCAAGAAGGTGGCGGCGACGGAGGACGACCCGGCCCGGCTGAAGCCGCGCTGGCCGGTGGTCACCGTCTTGGGCCACGTCGACCACGGCAAGACGTCGCTGCTGGACCGGATCCGCAAGACGCGGGTCACCGCCCAGGAGGCGGGCGGCATCACCCAGCACATCGGTGCCTCGGTGGTCGAGGTGGATGACAAGAAGATCGTCTTCCTCGACACGCCGGGCCACGAGGCCTTCACCGCCCTGCGCGCCCGCGGCGCCCAGGTGACGGACATCGCCGTGCTGGTGGTGGCGGCCGACGACGGCGTCATGCCGCAGACGGTGGAGGCCATCAACCACGCCCGGGCGGCGGGCGTGCCCATCGTGGTGGCCATCACCAAGGTCGACAAGCCGGAGGCCAACCCGGACCGGGTGCGCCAGCAGCTGGTGGAGTTCAACCTGGTGCCCGAGGAGTGGGGCGGCGACACCGTGATGGTCGAGGTATCGGCCCACACCGGCCAGGGCATCCAGGAGCTCCTCGAGATGATCCTGCTGGTGGCGGAGCTGCAGGAGCTCAAGGCGAACCCCGACCGGCCGGCCATGGGCACGGTCATCGAGGCCAAGCTGGACCGCGGCCGCGGTCCGGTGGCCACCGTGCTGGTCCAGACCGGCACCCTGCGGGTGGGCGACGCCTTCGTCTGCGGGACCACCTACGGCCGCGTCCGCGCCCTGTTCGACGACCGCGGCCGGCAGGTGGAGGAGGCCGGCCCCTCCACGCCCGTGGAGGTGCTGGGGGCCTCGGAGGTGCCGGAGGCCGGCGACCGGCTGGAAGTGGTGGCCGACGAGCGGGAGGCGCGGGAGATCGCCGAGCGGCGCCGGGAAGAGCGGCGCCAGGAGGAGATGCGGGCGGCCCGCGGCCTGACCCTGGAGCAGTTCTCCCAGCAGGCCGCCGGCGAGGCGGGCGAGCGGGAGCTGCGGCTGGTGCTCAAGGCCGACGTGCAGGGCTCGCTGGATGCCCTGGTGCCGGCCCTGGAGCGCCTCTCCACCGACGAGGTCTACGTGCGGGTGCTGCACACGGGCCTCGGCGCCATCAGCGAGTCCGACGTCATGCTGGCCGCGGCCTCCCGGGCCATCGTGGCGGGCTTCAACGTGCGGCCCGATGCCAACGCCCGCCGGGCGGCGGAAAAGGAGCACGTGGAGATCCGGACCTACCGGGTGATCTACGAGCTGCTGGACGACGTCAAGGCGGCGCTGCAGGGACTGCTCAAGCCCGAGATCCGCGAGGTGGTGCTGGGCCAGGCCGAGGTGCGCGCCACCTTCAAGGTGCCGGGCGTGGGCACGGTGGCCGGCTGCTACGTCACCGACGGCAAGATCGCCCGCAACGCCCGGGTCCGGGTCATCCGCGACGGGACCGTCATCTACGAGGGGCGCATCGCCTCCCTCAAGCGGTTCCAGGACGACGTCCGCGAGGTGGCCCAGGGGTACGAGTGCGGCGTCGGCATCGAGCGGTTCAACGACATCAAGGAAGGCGACGTGCTGGAGGTCTTCCAGGAGCAGGAGGTGGCCCGGGCCCTCTGAGGTCCGGACGTGGCCGGGCGGCGCGGCGGACTTGCCGGGCGGCGCGGTGAACCCCGGCCGGCGGCGCCGCCCGGCACGGGGTCGCCGCCCGGGGGTGGTGGCATGGCGGCCTTCGTCGGACTCTGCCGGGTCACCCTGGCGGTGCCCGGCAGCACCTCCCTGAAGGACAAGCGGCGGGTGTTGCGCAGCATCCTCGACCGGCTGCGCCAGCGGTATGCCCTGGCCGTGGCGGAAGTAGGGTCGCAGGATGCCTGGCAGCGGGCGGACATCGCCTTCGCCTGCGTCAGCAGCGAGGCAGGGCGCTGTGAGGCGATCCTGGCCGAGTGCGTCCGCTGGCTGGAGACCCGGTCCGACATCGAGCTGCTGGAGGTCGACACCGAGATCCTTTGAGGTGATGGGCGTGTCGGTGAAGCGGCGCGAGCGGGTCGCCGAGGCGATCCGGGAAGCGCTGGCGGAGATCCTCCGCCGGGTGAAGGACCCGCGGGTGGGCATGGCCGGCGTCACCAGCGTCGAGCTGTCCCCCGACATGCGCCATGCCCGGGTGCGCATCAGCGTGATCGGCGATGACGAGACCCGCCGCCGGACCATGGAGGGACTCGAGCGCGCCCGCGGCTTCATCCGCTCCGAGCTGGGGCGGGCCATTCGCCTTCGCCATGTGCCGGAGCTGGACTTCCGCCTGGACGAATCCGCCGCCTACAGCGTGCGCATCGCCCAGTTGCTGCGGGAGATCCGGGCCCGCGAGGGCGGGTCCGCCGG
Proteins encoded in this window:
- a CDS encoding DUF503 domain-containing protein; protein product: MAAFVGLCRVTLAVPGSTSLKDKRRVLRSILDRLRQRYALAVAEVGSQDAWQRADIAFACVSSEAGRCEAILAECVRWLETRSDIELLEVDTEIL
- the rbfA gene encoding 30S ribosome-binding factor RbfA, with amino-acid sequence MSVKRRERVAEAIREALAEILRRVKDPRVGMAGVTSVELSPDMRHARVRISVIGDDETRRRTMEGLERARGFIRSELGRAIRLRHVPELDFRLDESAAYSVRIAQLLREIRAREGGSAGAGAGGDEPARPQPGSPASPALEAPESRPGDAGGVAGPAEAAGRDPAEGASGEGEEGAR
- the infB gene encoding translation initiation factor IF-2 produces the protein MRGQAPGGGAAAAAAGTADGAAGARPGQGPADGGPRSPQAGTGGRPAQGPAAPRGGQGPAPAGRGGAAAPAGPGSPAAGSGSGRDDRRDERRGDRAAGRPGRPGEGRPGEARAGEGRPGGPAGRPAGARPDGRGGAGAGRPGGAGAPRPAGGAGARPGAPRAGAGPRPGGGRPGGGPRPGGGRPGGGFAPPRAAGRPGGAGRPGAGRPGAGSGRRGGKRKEYERDEREFLDEDEGKIFGGRKEERRRRRAQEDATREIRHGSRVGGEVTLTGAVTVGAFAELLGLTPAQVIQTLIGMGVMAAINQEIDASVAAQVAEKFGFTVKIQEPEPELAKKVAATEDDPARLKPRWPVVTVLGHVDHGKTSLLDRIRKTRVTAQEAGGITQHIGASVVEVDDKKIVFLDTPGHEAFTALRARGAQVTDIAVLVVAADDGVMPQTVEAINHARAAGVPIVVAITKVDKPEANPDRVRQQLVEFNLVPEEWGGDTVMVEVSAHTGQGIQELLEMILLVAELQELKANPDRPAMGTVIEAKLDRGRGPVATVLVQTGTLRVGDAFVCGTTYGRVRALFDDRGRQVEEAGPSTPVEVLGASEVPEAGDRLEVVADEREAREIAERRREERRQEEMRAARGLTLEQFSQQAAGEAGERELRLVLKADVQGSLDALVPALERLSTDEVYVRVLHTGLGAISESDVMLAAASRAIVAGFNVRPDANARRAAEKEHVEIRTYRVIYELLDDVKAALQGLLKPEIREVVLGQAEVRATFKVPGVGTVAGCYVTDGKIARNARVRVIRDGTVIYEGRIASLKRFQDDVREVAQGYECGVGIERFNDIKEGDVLEVFQEQEVARAL
- a CDS encoding ribosomal L7Ae/L30e/S12e/Gadd45 family protein, which encodes MPVAAKGDPRGLLGLARKAGRLAAGDHAARHALQDGRAALVVVAEDAGAACRRRFAHLTAREAVPMVVWGRKAELGVLTGRPQCAVLAVTDKGLAAALRERLSAGAGGTGAESGGEPFVTQHSHL
- the rnpM gene encoding RNase P modulator RnpM, giving the protein MPRHVPQRTCIGCRTTRPKRELLRVVRTPEGEVLFDPTGRKAGRGAYLCPDPQCLDRALRARELGRALKTELDGETVEALRRQLAALVMGADAGGGER